One window of Stenotrophomonas indicatrix genomic DNA carries:
- a CDS encoding hypoxanthine-guanine phosphoribosyltransferase encodes MPNLTISQALAQADLLVDRPTIDKAIAGIADAIARDYQGEVPLFLSIMHGALPFAGQLALELGARGQDVQFDYLHATRYRGETTGGDLVWKHKPATALFGRRVLLVDDILDEGYTLQGVRTWCLEQGATDVRIAAMTVKKHDRALPDVTADYAGIELPDRYVFGFGMDVNETLRCVPAIYAMKE; translated from the coding sequence ATGCCGAACCTCACCATTTCCCAGGCCCTGGCCCAAGCTGACCTGCTGGTCGACCGTCCCACCATCGACAAGGCCATTGCCGGCATCGCCGACGCCATCGCGCGCGATTACCAGGGCGAGGTGCCGCTGTTCCTGTCGATCATGCATGGTGCGCTTCCGTTCGCAGGCCAGCTGGCACTGGAGCTGGGCGCGCGCGGCCAGGACGTGCAGTTCGATTACCTGCACGCCACCCGTTACCGCGGCGAGACCACCGGTGGCGACCTGGTGTGGAAGCACAAGCCGGCCACCGCGCTGTTCGGCCGTCGCGTGCTGCTGGTCGATGACATCCTCGACGAGGGTTACACCCTGCAGGGCGTGCGCACCTGGTGCCTGGAGCAGGGCGCGACCGACGTGCGCATTGCCGCGATGACCGTGAAGAAGCACGATCGCGCGCTGCCGGACGTCACCGCCGACTACGCCGGCATCGAACTGCCGGATCGCTACGTGTTCGGTTTCGGCATGGACGTCAACGAAACCCTGCGCTGCGTGCCGGCCATCTACGCGATGAAGGAATAA
- the nagZ gene encoding beta-N-acetylhexosaminidase: MLLIGVAGTELTAQERDWLQHDAVAGVVLFKRNFASRQQVTELSAAIRAAVPRPQLICVDQEGGRVQRFREGFSELPPLQDIGVQYAKDPDAALALAEQHAWLMASEVRASGVDLSFAPVVDLGRGNRAIGNRAFSEDPQVVAAFTAAYVRGMHAVGMAATLKHFPGHGTVLEDTHVDTAIDPRALDELRAQDLVPFAAGIAAGADAVMMAHVIYPQVAPEPAGYSPRWIQQILRDELGFRGVVFSDDIGMAASHSAGGVPARVHAHLDAGCDVVLVCHPELVDEALHAVQGRSLNTAALLGLLGRGALGWDGLLADARHGDTQSRLLQTLGRTV; encoded by the coding sequence ATGCTGCTGATCGGCGTTGCCGGTACTGAACTGACCGCCCAGGAACGTGACTGGCTGCAGCACGATGCTGTGGCCGGGGTGGTGCTGTTCAAGCGCAACTTCGCTTCGCGGCAGCAGGTGACCGAACTGTCGGCGGCAATCCGCGCTGCCGTACCGCGTCCGCAGTTGATCTGCGTGGACCAGGAAGGGGGGCGCGTGCAGCGCTTCCGCGAGGGCTTCAGCGAGCTGCCGCCGCTGCAGGACATTGGTGTCCAGTACGCCAAGGACCCCGACGCTGCACTGGCGCTTGCCGAGCAGCACGCCTGGCTGATGGCCAGTGAAGTGCGTGCCAGCGGTGTGGACCTGAGCTTCGCGCCGGTGGTTGACCTTGGCCGTGGCAATCGCGCCATCGGCAACCGTGCCTTCAGTGAAGACCCGCAGGTCGTGGCCGCATTCACCGCCGCCTACGTGCGTGGCATGCATGCGGTCGGCATGGCCGCCACCCTCAAGCATTTCCCCGGCCATGGCACCGTGCTGGAAGACACCCATGTGGACACCGCGATCGATCCGCGCGCGCTGGACGAGCTGCGCGCACAGGATCTGGTCCCGTTCGCGGCCGGTATCGCCGCCGGCGCCGATGCAGTGATGATGGCGCACGTGATCTATCCGCAGGTCGCGCCGGAACCCGCTGGCTACTCGCCGCGCTGGATCCAGCAGATCCTGCGTGACGAGCTCGGCTTCCGCGGCGTGGTGTTCTCCGATGACATCGGCATGGCCGCCTCGCACAGCGCCGGCGGCGTGCCGGCGCGCGTGCACGCGCACCTGGATGCCGGCTGCGATGTGGTGCTGGTCTGCCACCCGGAACTGGTCGATGAAGCCCTGCACGCGGTGCAGGGACGCTCCCTCAATACCGCTGCGCTGCTGGGCCTGCTCGGCCGCGGCGCGCTTGGCTGGGATGGCCTGCTGGCCGATGCCCGCCATGGCGACACCCAATCCCGTCTGCTTCAAACCCTTGGAAGAACCGTCTGA
- a CDS encoding DsbA family oxidoreductase produces MRIDIYSDVVCPWCWIGKRRFQQGVQLLGADAPELEIHWQPFQLDPDADATPVPLREAYVRKFGGAERTEQILGQTQTTARAEGLPMDFSQGQVRVTTLPAHRLLWLAGQHGAQEAVGEALFRAHFEHGRNLADPAVLVEAGAAGGLGGDEIQQMLAGDRGLAEVEAGLAQAHALGISSVPTFVIDGRWAVSGAQPPEAFANALRQIAAEQAGQGAQDAPDGSGGACGADGCKV; encoded by the coding sequence ATGAGAATCGACATCTACTCCGACGTGGTCTGCCCTTGGTGCTGGATCGGCAAGCGTCGCTTCCAGCAGGGTGTGCAGTTGCTGGGCGCCGACGCGCCTGAACTTGAAATCCACTGGCAGCCGTTCCAGCTCGACCCGGATGCGGACGCCACCCCGGTGCCGCTGCGGGAAGCCTATGTGCGCAAGTTCGGCGGTGCCGAGCGCACCGAGCAGATTCTTGGCCAGACCCAGACCACCGCGCGGGCCGAGGGCCTGCCGATGGACTTCAGCCAGGGCCAGGTGCGGGTAACCACGCTGCCGGCGCATCGCCTGCTGTGGCTGGCTGGCCAGCATGGCGCGCAGGAGGCGGTCGGCGAGGCGCTGTTCCGGGCGCACTTCGAGCATGGACGGAATCTGGCCGACCCGGCGGTGCTGGTCGAGGCCGGCGCCGCAGGTGGTCTGGGCGGAGATGAGATCCAGCAGATGCTGGCCGGCGATCGTGGCCTGGCCGAAGTGGAAGCGGGCCTGGCGCAGGCCCATGCCCTGGGTATTTCCTCGGTGCCCACCTTCGTCATCGACGGCCGCTGGGCTGTTTCCGGCGCCCAGCCCCCGGAAGCCTTCGCCAACGCCCTGCGCCAGATTGCTGCCGAGCAGGCGGGGCAGGGCGCGCAGGATGCCCCGGATGGCAGCGGCGGCGCCTGCGGCGCGGACGGCTGCAAGGTCTGA
- a CDS encoding CYTH domain-containing protein, whose amino-acid sequence MGIEIERKFLVTHDGWRTAAHRVIPMAQGYISDLGALDRGTQNASVRVRIEGDKAALNLKSRTLGHTRQEFDYPIPVQDARDLLALCVGGLIDKRRHLVQHAGLTWEVDEFLGDNAGLVVAEVELDSADQAIDLPDWIGAEVTDDARYYNVALANNPYSQW is encoded by the coding sequence ATGGGCATCGAAATCGAACGCAAATTCCTCGTCACGCATGATGGGTGGCGCACCGCCGCGCACCGGGTCATTCCGATGGCGCAGGGCTACATCAGCGATCTGGGGGCGCTCGACCGCGGCACCCAGAACGCCTCGGTGCGGGTCCGCATCGAAGGCGACAAGGCCGCCCTGAACCTGAAGTCGCGAACCTTGGGCCATACCCGGCAGGAGTTCGACTACCCGATTCCAGTGCAGGATGCGCGCGACCTGCTGGCGCTGTGCGTCGGCGGCCTGATCGACAAGCGCCGGCACCTGGTCCAGCACGCCGGCCTGACCTGGGAAGTGGACGAGTTCCTTGGCGACAACGCCGGCCTGGTGGTGGCCGAAGTCGAGCTCGACAGCGCTGACCAAGCGATCGACCTGCCGGACTGGATCGGCGCCGAAGTGACCGACGACGCGCGCTACTACAACGTGGCATTGGCCAATAATCCCTATTCACAGTGGTGA